The sequence AGATCCTGAAAGTGGCTATCGCGATACTCTACTCAGCTTAAGTAAGCATGCAGAAGAATTGAAAAAGCCAATACTGCTGATCCACGGTGATAGCCATCGACTCATCATTGATCAACCTTTAAAAACCCCTGATCAGAAACATGCTCTCGAAAATGTGCTGCGACTCCAAGTGATGGGTGCGGAACTCATTCAAGGTGTTGAAATTGAAGTAGACCCAAAGTCAGAGCAACCATTTAGCTTCACACCTATTCTGCTCAAGCAGAATATGCTTCACCCTAGCCCTTAACACCCATTTCATCTTGAATGAAGGAGCACACCTTCAGATTGAATGGCGCTGGATGTCCAGCTTCAGGAACTTCGCAAGTATTGAGATTACGTAATAGCGCGATTGCCTCCTTAACGCGCCGTTTAGTACAGATCTTTGATTCACCTCCATAAATCAGTCCGACCTTGCCTTTATAACCTTCAAGAACATCATGGAAGTTCATACCCCAAACATCTGCGCGATAAGAAAGATCAAAATGGGTGGGTAATTGCACATCCGCGATCGCCCGTTGGTCAACGCTCAGTTCATGCGCCAAATCACGTATCTCTGCGTACCCCGCTTCATTGTGCATAGACTTATATAGAGAATACAGAGATGTCCAATTGACCGTAAGCGCGATGTCGTTCAGGATAATTTCATAAATCTTGCTTTTAAAGCGCTGAGCCAAATACATGGCGAGCACACCGCCCATACTTGTTCCCAAAATAGTCAAGCGAACTTTTTTATCGCCCTTCACAAAAATTTTGGATTCTAAAAACTGGATGATGTCTGTTAAGTAAATCGACATTTTGTATTGCTCATGCGCAGCAAGGACATCAGATTCACCGCGTCCAGAGAAGTCGATACTAATCACTTTACATTCAGAAAACCGTAAAAAATAGGCGTGCAGTACGTTAAAAGAGCGCTTCGTTTCGAGGAGCCCAGGCAAACATAACAACACCTTGTTTGCATCTAGGTTTCCAGAAACAGTATAGGCAATACGTCTGGATGAACCTTCAGATTGTGTTACAAAAAATTCAGTAGTGGGCAATACTGGAGACCAATGTGGGTCTGCAATGGGTTGATCTTCCTCTATATCTATCTGAGGTTCCACTGGTGGAAGATTGATCTCAGTGATGATACTGTTGTCTACCGGGATATAAGACTCTTTCGGTACTTCTATAGCGCGCTGTGCTTGACCACTCAATAAATGTTTAAAAAAATCGTAAAGATGTTTGAGCATTAGGCTTCAGTGTTTAAAAAAATAGCAGTAAGGCTGACAAGACCACTATATGCCTAATTGATGACAGTATGGTAATTAAAGAGGGATCGCTCAACCTCAATACTCATTAATTGATAAAGGTGAATTTAGTTGACTTTTCAGTCATTACTTTGGCCCAATCTTTAAAACCAAAATTAACTTTCATTAAAGCGCAGGTTGGCATCGCAACTGATTCGCCAGCAAGGTGTGTTGCAAGATCAATCAAGCTAGGGTTGTGACCAACAATCATCAGCTCGTCGTACTTCTTACTGGCCCGAGAAATGTATTCAAGCAAAGTATTGGAATCAGCTCCATATAGGAGAGGATCAATTAAAAAATTGCTTCCCTTCATATTCAAATGGTTAATGATGATTTGAGCTGTGGTGATTGCACGAATTGCTGGACTGGTAACAATGAGATCGAAATGAGCGCCCTTTTTATGCAACTTATTACTGAGCTTACTAGCGTCCTTTAGTCCGCTCTCCGATAAAGGTCTATCCTGATCAGGTAGATCAATACCGCCAGTGATTGCTTTGGCATGTCGTAACAAAAATAAAGTTTTGGTACCCATCGTTTAGCATGCCAATCATTAGTGGAATGAGAGGAAATCTATTTTTCTTTCTTCTCTTTGCCAAGCTTTTCAAGCTTGCCATTGCCGTAGGTACACCAGTAACGAATGTCATCCCCCAGCGTATCAATTTCTTTTCGTGAGAGCTGACGATATTCAGTCAAGTCGAGCATCCCTGTTTTGCGTAACTTCTTCAAAATGTCGTTATATAAACTCATATTGCTTACCCTAGATTTATTTAGAAAGTGAATCCCCCAGTATTCGGGTTCAGTAAGCCTCTAATTGACGACTTTAGGCAGAAATCGTGACAGATTAATGACTATAAGGAAATCGGACTCTAAATGCAATTGTGAGTCGCTATATACAAGCCTGCATCCTCCTCATCGGTCTGAAGCGAGAAATCTAGATGTCGCATCAGGGCAAGCATGTCATGATTCTCTTTAACAACATAGCCATAAATTTCTGTTAAACCATTCAACTTGGCAGAATGCATGATGGCATGCATT comes from Polynucleobacter sp. MWH-Svant-W18 and encodes:
- a CDS encoding alpha/beta fold hydrolase encodes the protein MLKHLYDFFKHLLSGQAQRAIEVPKESYIPVDNSIITEINLPPVEPQIDIEEDQPIADPHWSPVLPTTEFFVTQSEGSSRRIAYTVSGNLDANKVLLCLPGLLETKRSFNVLHAYFLRFSECKVISIDFSGRGESDVLAAHEQYKMSIYLTDIIQFLESKIFVKGDKKVRLTILGTSMGGVLAMYLAQRFKSKIYEIILNDIALTVNWTSLYSLYKSMHNEAGYAEIRDLAHELSVDQRAIADVQLPTHFDLSYRADVWGMNFHDVLEGYKGKVGLIYGGESKICTKRRVKEAIALLRNLNTCEVPEAGHPAPFNLKVCSFIQDEMGVKG
- a CDS encoding histidine phosphatase family protein gives rise to the protein MGTKTLFLLRHAKAITGGIDLPDQDRPLSESGLKDASKLSNKLHKKGAHFDLIVTSPAIRAITTAQIIINHLNMKGSNFLIDPLLYGADSNTLLEYISRASKKYDELMIVGHNPSLIDLATHLAGESVAMPTCALMKVNFGFKDWAKVMTEKSTKFTFIN